Proteins encoded by one window of Carassius carassius chromosome 30, fCarCar2.1, whole genome shotgun sequence:
- the LOC132110543 gene encoding protein jagged-1b-like, with the protein MSVRRSSVFSAFYLHAFLLCLPTKVSDASGHFELEIVSMQNANGELQNGSCCDGERNPADRKCTRGECDTYFKVCLKEYQSRVSAAGACSFGTGSTAVLGGNKFSAKGTRSERSRIVLPFSFAWPRSYTLIVEALDFNNETASDSGKLIEKAYHSGMINPNRQWQRLTHNGHIAQFEYQIRVTCDEHYYGFGCNKFCRPRDEFFGHYTCDQNGNKTCLEGWTGPDCNTAICRQGCSTEHGSCNQPGDCKCLYGWQDLYCDKCIPHPGCVHGTCIEPWQCLCDTNWGGQLCDKDLNYCGTHQPCLNGGTCSNTGPDKYHCSCEDGYSGVNCERAENACLSNPCANGGTCKETSQGYECQCAVGWSGLSCEINVDDCKPNPCKHGGTCQDLVNGFKCTCPPHWTGKMCLIDANECEDKPCVNAKSCHNLIGGYFCECLTGWTGQNCDININDCQGQCLNGGNCKDLVNGYRCFCPSGYSGEHCEKDVDECASSPCLNGGQCQDEVNGFQCLCPAGFSGQLCQLDIDYCQPNPCQNGAQCFNLASDYFCKCPDDYEGKNCSHLKDHCRTTSCQVIDSCTVAVVSNSTPEGVRYISSNVCGPHGRCRSQAGGQFSCECQEGFRGTYCHENINDCESNPCRNGGTCIDKVNVYQCICADGWEGVHCEININDCSLNPCLNKGACQDLVNDFYCECRNGWKGKTCHSRDSQCDEATCNNGGTCHDEGDIFKCRCSPGWEGATCNIAKNSSCLPNPCENGGTCVVNGDSFTCVCKEGWEGSTCTENTNDCNPHPCYNSGTCVDGENWYRCECAPGFAGPDCRININECQSSPCATGSTCVDEINGYRCLCPSGRTGLECQEVIGRPCIANGQVAADGAKWEKDCNVCHCQNGKIHCTMKKWCGPKPCQAGKARNECPAGQSCIPIKEEHCFVKPCPSLGECWPPAPSSPSKCHASFSYQDDSCANITFTFNKENMPQGLSVEHVCNELRHCYLLKNLTAEYAVSITCELSSSASNEIHVSISTEEPRSDRSPIKDIKVQIFDLVNKHNGNCTIIKAIKGVRVLQTNHKTDYLVPLLSSIFIVLWILALVSAFLWCIHRRQKQNPHSNATTSATEDNTTNNVREQLNQIKNPIEKHASHGVAIKDYEGKNSIIAKIRTHNSEVEEEEMDKHLQKARFTKQPAYMLVEQEERAPNKNPNWTNKQDNRDLETAQSLNKMEYIV; encoded by the exons ATGAGTGTGCGACGAAGCTCAGTATTTTCTGCTTTTTACCTTCATGCCTTTTTGTTATGCTTGCCGACGAAG GTGTCTGACGCATCGGGGCACTTCGAGCTGGAAATCGTATCGATGCAGAATGCGAACGGCGAGCTGCAGAACGGCTCGTGCTGCGACGGCGAGAGGAACCCGGCGGATCGCAAATGCACGCGGGGCGAATGTGAtacatattttaaagtttgtCTTAAGGAATATCAATCGCGAGTTTCCGCGGCTGGGGCTTGCAGTTTCGGAACTGGATCTACGGCCGTTCTCGGTGGGAATAAATTTTCGGCCAAGGGAACGCGGAGTGAAAGGTCAAGGATTGTTTTACCCTTCAGTTTTGCGTGGCCG AGGTCCTACACATTGATAGTGGAGGCCTTGGATTTCAATAATGAGACCGCCAGTGACA GTGGAAAGCTCATCGAGAAAGCGTACCACTCTGGCATGATCAACCCGAATCGACAGTGGCAGAGACTGACCCACAACGGCCATATCGCCCAGTTTGAGTACCAGATCCGGGTCACTTGTGATGAACACTACTACGGCTTTGGCTGCAACAAGTTCTGCCGGCCACGTGATGAGTTCTTTGGACATTACACCTGTGACCAGAATGGCAACAAGACCTGTCTGGAAGGATGGACGGGTCCTGACTGCAATACGG CAATCTGCAGACAAGGTTGCAGTACCGAACATGGATCTTGTAATCAACCAGGTGACTGCAA GTGTCTGTATGGCTGGCAGGATCTGTACTGTGATAAGTGCATCCCTCACCCGGGCTGTGTACACGGAACCTGCATTGAACCCTGGCAGTGCCTCTGTGACACTAACTGGGGTGGACAACTCTGTGACAAAG ATTTAAACTACTGTGGAACTCACCAGCCATGTCTGAATGGAGGAACGTGCAGCAATACAGGGCCTGACAAATACCATTGCTCTTGTGAAGACGGCTACTCCGGGGTCAACTGCGAACGAG CTGAAAACGCTTGTCTATCCAACCCTTGTGCGAATGGAGGGACGTGCAAGGAGACCAGTCAGGGTTACGAGTGTCAGTGTGCAGTCGGCTGGAGCGGCCTATCGTGCGAAATCA ATGTGGACGATTGTAAACCCAACCCATGCAAACACGGAGGTACCTGTCAGGATTTAGTTAATGGCTTCAAATGTACCTGCCCTCCTCACTGGACCGGCAAAATGTGTCTGATTG ATGCCAATGAATGTGAGGACAAGCCATGTGTGAATGCCAAGTCATGCCACAATCTGATTGGTGGATATTTCTGCGAGTGTCTCACTGGCTGGACgggtcagaattgtgatataa ACATAAATGACTGCCAGGGTCAATGCCTGAATGGAGGAAATTGCAAG GATCTGGTGAATGGCTACCGCTGTTTTTGCCCTTCTGGCTATTCGGGTGAACACTGTGAGAAGGATGTGGACGAGTGTGCTAGCAGTCCGTGCCTAAACGGTGGACAGTGTCAGGATGAAGTCAATGGATTTCAGTGTCTGTGTCCTGCCGGCTTCTCAGGTCAGCTGTGTCAG CTGGATATCGATTACTGCCAGCCCAACCCATGTCAGAACGGTGCGCAGTGTTTCAACCTGGCCTCGGACTATTTCTGCAAATGTCCCGATGACTATGAGGGTAAAAACTGCTCTCACCTGAAGGACCATTGTCGAACCACGTCATGCCAAG TGATTGACAGCTGCACTGTTGCTGTGGTGTCCAACAGTACACCGGAAGGGGTGCGATATATATCCTCAAACGTCTGTGGTCCTCACGGACGCTGCAGGAGTCAGGCCGGAGGCCAGTTTTCATGCGAGTGTCAGGAAGGATTCAGAGGCACCTACTGCCATGAGA ATATAAATGACTGTGAGAGTAACCCATGTCGCAATGGCGGTACTTGCATCGATAAGGTGAACGTTTATCAGTGCATTTGTGCTGACGGCTGGGAAGGAGTTCACTGCGAAATCA acataAATGACTGCAGCTTGAACCCCTGCCTGAACAAGGGAGCATGTCAAGACCTGGTGAACGATTTCTACTGCGAATGCAGAAACGGCTGGAAGGGAAAAACATGCCACTCCC GTGATAGCCAATGTGACGAAGCTACATGCAACAATGGAGGTACATGCCATGATGAAGGGGACATCTTCAAATGCAGGTGCTCACCCGGCTGGGAAGGAGCCACGTGTAACATAG CCAAGAACAGCAGCTGTCTGCCCAACCCATGTGAGAATGGAGGCACCTGTGTGGTCAATGGCGACTCATTCACCTGCGTCTGCAAGGAAGGCTGGGAAGGATCCACCTGCACCGAGA ataCCAACGACTGCAACCCACACCCATG CTACAACAGCGGGACGTGTGTGGATGGTGAAAACTGGTATCGTTGTGAGTGCGCTCCGGGTTTCGCAGGGCCAGACTGCCGCATAA ATATAAATGAGTGTCAGTCTTCTCCCTGCGCAACTGGCTCTACCTGCGTAGATGAAATCAATGGTTATCGCTGCCTATGTCCATCTGGAAGAACAGGACTAGAGTGTCAAGAAG TCATTGGGAGACCCTGTATTGCTAACGGACAAGTAGCTGCTGATGGTGCCAAATGGGAGAAAGACTGCAACGTTTGCCATTGTCAAAATGGAAAGATTCATTGCACCATG aaaaagtggTGTGGACCAAAACCATGTCAGGCAGGAAAGGCCAGAAATGAGTGTCCTGCAGGCCAATCCTGTATTCCCATCAAGGAAGAGCACTGCTTTGTCAAACCCTGTCCTAGTCTTGGAGAATGTTGGCCCCCAGCGCCCTCTTCACCCTCCAAATGCCACGCCAGCTTCTCTTACCAGGACGACAGCTGTGCCAACATCACGTTCACCTTTAACAAGGAGAACATGCCTCAA GGCTTGAGTGTGGAACATGTTTGTAATGAGCTGAGGCACTGTTACCTGCTGAAGAACCTCACGGCAGAGTATGCTGTGTCCATCACCTGTGAGCTATCTTCATCAGCCAGCAATGAGATTCATGTCAGCATT TCCACAGAAGAGCCCAGGTCGGACAGGAGTCCTATTAAAGACATTAAGGTTCAAATATTTGACTTGGTAAACAAGCACAATGGTAACTGCACCATCATCAAAGCCATCAAAGGCGTAAGAGTTCTCCAGACCAACCACAAAACTG ACTACTTGGTTCCTCTGCTCAGCTCCATCTTCATTGTGCTCTGGATCCTTGCCCTGGTCTCGGCCTTTCTGTGGTGTATTCACCGCCGGCAGAAACAAAACCCccacagcaatgcaactacctcAGCTACAGAGGACAATACCACCAATAACGTGCGTGAGCAGCTCAATCAAATCAAAAACCCCATTGAGAAACATGCATCTCATGGCGTGGCCATAAAAGACTACGAGGGGAAGAACTCCATCATTGCTAAAATTAGGACACATAACTCTGAGGTGGAGGAAGAGGAGATGGACAAACACCTGCAGAAAGCGCGCTTCACCAAACAGCCGGCCTACATGCTGGTGGAGCAGGAAGAGCGTGCACCCAACAAAAACCCAAACTGGACTAACAAACAGGACAACAGAGACTTGGAGACGGCACAGAGCTTAAATAAGATGGAGTATATCGTATAG